In Zonotrichia leucophrys gambelii isolate GWCS_2022_RI chromosome 14, RI_Zleu_2.0, whole genome shotgun sequence, a single window of DNA contains:
- the PLA2G10 gene encoding group 10 secretory phospholipase A2 encodes MAPLPPLLLLLLLPAAVSKGAVEGRVRSRRGILELAGAIRCSTGRSPFAYLRYGCYCGLGGKGWPMDRVDWCCFHHDCCYGRAEQAGCQPKTESYHWECKDNSAVCDSLEDKCQKMACECDREAAKCFSKAPYHRKYLLWPDFLCGEIQPLCRYQIHDS; translated from the exons ATGGCGCCGCTGCCcccgctcctgctgctgctgctgctgcccgcgGCCG TTTCTAAGGGCGCTGTTGAAGGCCGTGTGAGAAGCCGAAGGGGGATCCTGGAGCTGGCCGGAGCCATCCGCTGCAGCACGGGGCGCTCGCCCTTCGCCTACCTGCGCTACGGCTGCTACTGCGGCCTGGGGGGAAAGGGCTGGCCCATGGACAGAGTGGACTG GTGCTGCTTTCACCACGACTGCTGCTATGGGAGGGCAGAACAAGCAGGGTGCCAGCCCAAGACTGAAAGTTACCACTGGGAATGCAAAGACAATTCTGCTGTGTGTG acTCACTAGAAGACAAATGTCAAAAAATGGCATGTGAATGTGACCGTGAAGCTGCCAAATGTTTTTCTAAAGCTCCCTACCACAGAAAATACCTTTTGTGGCCAGACTTTTTGTGTGGTGAGATTCAGCCTTTGTGCAGGTATCAGATACATGACTCTTGA